The proteins below are encoded in one region of Penicillium psychrofluorescens genome assembly, chromosome: 4:
- a CDS encoding uncharacterized protein (ID:PFLUO_006222-T1.cds;~source:funannotate): protein MKIHDTSHEHELLPPPQEFVTLILLFLLILLLAMPSVSPVPTMRRRATPLRAPTVEGWVQRRNSTLSDSISEARHSIRSSTDSLFLPRVLEDSKGHIPTEESHWHSAPLGLALLPAIAGVFFKEGSAVVTDVTLLVLAAIFLNWSVRLPWDWYRSAQGVRQEEGAFDTAADNPIESEADESDATDAHNNDPRTHPSTSAAAAHELHIHELTALASCFIFPVIGTWLLHGIRSSLSRPSEGLVSNYNLTIFLLASEVRPVAHLLRLVQSRTLHLQRIVASSGPSEDIDPAKVQDLSTRLDELEAHVAETAAARMAASSGSNQEGALSPQEPANNGLALVAQAVAEARRSMQPEIEALNRAVRRYEKRTAITSHHNDTRLQHLEAQTRDALALAAAAQRSAAAHGPNYAFTLINWACACIVIPSQLALSVLGLPGRAASHCLLAAQRLVRRRRAPQPRSKSGKGKAAMGSIDSRVRSQSPPPPRAPAVAPLSRQHEYSQSSARSTPAKPI, encoded by the coding sequence ATGAAGATCCACGATACCTCGCATGAACATGAGTTGTTGCCGCCACCCCAGGAGTTCGtcaccctcatcctcctcttcctcctcatcctcctcctcgccatgCCTTCGGTGTCCCCCGTCCCGACAATGCGTCGCCGCGCGACTCCCTTGCGCGCCCCAACGGTCGAAGGCTGGGTTCAGCGACGCAACTCCACTCTCTCCGACTCGATATCCGAGGCCCGTCACTCCATCCGCTCCTCCACCGACTCCTTGTTTCTCCCGCGCGTGCTCGAGGATTCGAAAGGCCATATCCCGACCGAGGAGTCACATTGGCATTCGGCGCCGCTGGGATTGGCCCTCCTGCCCGCCATCGCGGGGGTTTTCTTCAAGGAAGGCAGCGCGGTTGTGACTGACGTCACCCTGCTGGTGTTGGCGGCCATCTTTCTCAACTGGTCCGTTCGACTGCCGTGGGATTGGTATCGCTCGGCGCAAGGAGTTCGACAAGAAGAGGGTGCGTTCGACACCGCTGCCGACAATCCCATCGAGTCGGAAGCGGATGAGTCCGACGCGACAGACGCGCACAATAATGACCCGCGGACGCATCCTTCGaccagcgcagcagcggcTCACGAGCTGCACATCCACGAGCTCACGGCGCTGGCGTCCTGCTTTATATTTCCCGTCATTGGGACATGGCTGTTGCATGGCATCCGGTCCAGCCTCTCCCGACCATCAGAGGGCCTGGTCTCGAACTATAACCTGACGATCTTCCTGCTGGCATCGGAAGTCCGACCTGTTGCACATCTACTGAGGCTAGTACAATCGCGAACCCTCCACCTGCAGCGCATCGTGGCATCCTCGGGCCCGAGCGAGGACATTGATCCCGCCAAAGTCCAAGATCTCTCCACGCgcctcgacgagctcgaaGCGCACGTCGCCGAGACAGCCGCCGCCCGCATGGCTGCCTCCTCTGGCTCCAATCAAGAGGGAGCGCTCTCGCCACAGGAACCTGCAAACAACGGCTTGGCGCTGGTAGCCCAGGCCGTCGCCGAAGCCCGACGATCAATGCAACCGGAGATCGAGGCCCTGAACCGCGCTGTCCGACGCTACGAGAAACGCACAGCAATCACAAGCCACCACAACGATACCCGTCTGCAGCACCTGGAAGCGCAAACGCGCGATGctctcgccctcgccgctgcAGCGCAGCGCTCCGCCGCGGCTCACGGGCCAAACTACGCGTTTACGCTGATCAACTGGGCCTGCGCATGCATTGTTATTCCCTCCCAGCTGGCCTTGTCGGTCCTTGGCCTCCCCGGTCGTGCGGCATCACACTGTCTCCTCGCTGCTCAGCGCTTGGTCCGTCGCCGTCGTGCTCCGCAGCCTCGGTCCAAGTCTGGGAAGGGAAAAGCTGCTATGGGGTCAATTGATTCTCGAGTACGCTCACAgtcacctccgccgccgcgtGCGCCGGCTGTTGCGCCACTTTCGCGACAACACGAATATTCCCAGAGTTCTGCACGGAGCACTCCGGCGAAGCCGATCTAA
- a CDS encoding uncharacterized protein (ID:PFLUO_006223-T1.cds;~source:funannotate), protein MDTPSDMKLYPTAVVLPLLSFIIIGLCITPLILHAKNRNFPTTCLVCWSIVLNIFNIINAFLWPRDNVDEWWDGTGLCDLEVKIYVAGYIAVPGTLVGMFRGLAIVMDTDRATLVPSKGQRWRNRSMDLLFCVVAPAIAMITHIVYQESRYLLYSISGCVNNYDTSYMSLLLAYIWPPIICLIAAYYCCLVIIRLHRYRNDFGAILQSCNSNLNKSRFLRLFFLALTMLVAIVPVEGYVLYYNITLGLPWHPYSWDKLHGPAWYDIIKVPAYGQIFFDRWSPIGSGFLIFVFFGFGRDATRIYRRFARFLGLGHCFSSVAGPTDSLGTAPPGNASSSTTLIGSIGSRAKLMFKGRKTSAVRNQWNSTLASTSTYNDIEKTTRSSTAQPHLTATTRRTPWFQSPFRLFRRNPPSRSQDGEVLLDDLSAPSQTICTNAWAETSENCESGEFTPTLSLSKRKNFIRVKQVISQQSEVQVQV, encoded by the exons ATGGACACTCCATCAGACATGAAGCTCTATCCGACGGCAGTggttcttccccttctttccttcatTATCATCGGTCTTTGTATCACCCCTCTTATTCTGCACGCGAAGAACCGCAACTTTCCTACTACTTGTCTCGTCTGCTGGTCCATTGTGCTCAATatcttcaacatcatcaacgccttTCTCTGGCCGAGAGACAATGTGGACGAGTGGTGGGATGGGACTGGGCTGTGTGATCTTGAAGTCAAGATTTATGTCGCCGGGTATATCGCCGTGCCAGGAACCCTGGTGGGCATGTTCCGCGGCCTCGCTATTGTCATGGATACCGACCGAGCAACCTTGGTGCCTAGCAAGGGTCAGCGTTGGCGCAATCGCTCCATGGACCTTTTGTTCTGTGTGGTTGCTCCAGCCATTGCAATGATCACCCATATCGTGTACCAGGAGAGCCGGTACCTGCTCTACTCCATCTCGGGATGTGTCAACAACTACGATACCAGCTATATGAGCCTTTTGCTGGCCTACATATGGCCGCCAATCATTTGTCTGATTGCCGCTTACTACTGCT GCCTGGTGATCATTCGGCTCCACCGGTATCGCAATGACTTCGGCGCAATCCTGCAGTCTTGCAATAGCAACCTGAACAAGTCTCGCTTTTTGcgccttttcttccttgccctGACTATGCTGGTGGCCATTGTACCCGTCGAAGGATACGTGCTTTACTACAACATTACCCTTGGGCTGCCCTGGCATCCTTACTCCTGGGACAAGCTTCACGGTCCAGCATGGTACGACATCATCAAAGTGCCCGCATACGGCCAGATATTCTTTGACCGATGGAGCCCTATCGGATCGGGCTTTTTGatctttgttttcttcggTTTCGGCCGCGACGCAACTCGCATCTACCGCAGATTTGCCCGGTTCCTGGGACTTGGTcactgcttctccagcgtgGCTGGCCCAACCGACTCCCTGGGCACTGCACCACCTGGCAacgcctcctcttccacaaCTCTCATCGGCTCCATTGGCAGCCGTGCCAAATTGATGTTCAAGGGGCGCAAAACCTCTGCTGTACG AAACCAATGGAACTCTACCCTCGCATCCACCAGTACCTACAACGACATCGAGAAAACCACGCGCTCTTCTACAGCGCAGCCCCATCTTACCGCAACTACCCGCAGGACCCCATGGTTCCAATCTCCGTTCAGACTCTTCCGCCGCAACCCCCCGTCCCGCAGCCAGGACGGAGAAGTACTTCTAGATGACCTGTCAGCCCCGTCTCAAACAATCTGTACCAATGCCTGGGCGGAAACAAGCGAGAATTGTGAGAGTGGAGAGTTTACTCCTACGTTGAGTTTGTCCAAGAGAAAGAATTTTATTCGTGTCAAGCAGGTTATCAGCCAGCAGAGCGAGGTGCAGGTTCAGGTTTGA
- a CDS encoding uncharacterized protein (ID:PFLUO_006224-T1.cds;~source:funannotate), producing the protein MLAKTAGYEGLFIDMEHSSFDLDTAGQLSIACLYAGITPIVRVPSNDSFFISRACDGGALAVVVPHIRTLDDGQMAVAAAKFPPIGKRSATAGLPQLNFRGLPARIASPACNEATLVILMVETLEALEIVDDLAAIDGVDMLLIGTNDLTAELGIPGQYDEPILKDAYAKVIAACHRHGKWVGSGGLHTRIDKIEEFCKMGVNYVMAGADMGFILESGGARAMEMKKIDSIIQEKQF; encoded by the coding sequence ATGCTTGCCAAAACGGCCGGGTATGAGGGCCTTTTCATTGATATGGAGCACTCCTCCTTTGATCTTGACACTGCCGGCCAATTATCAATTGCATGTTTGTACGCAGGGATTACTCCCATCGTTCGAGTGCCTAGCAATGATTCATTCTTTATATCGCGGGCTTGCGACGGGGGTGCACTCGCTGTGGTCGTTCCTCATATTCGCACTTTGGATGACGGGCAGATGGCTGTGGCAGCGGCCAAGTTCCCGCCCATCGGAAAACGAAGTGCGACAGCGGGCCTACCTCAGCTGAACTTTAGGGGCCTTCCAGCCCGGATCGCGAGCCCCGCGTGCAACGAAGCGACCTTGGTCATCCTGATGGTTGAAACGCTCGAGGCTCTCGAGATCGTGGACGATCTGGCTGCCATAGATGGAGTCGATATGCTTCTCATTGGGACCAACGACCTCACAGCAGAGCTGGGAATTCCCGGCCAGTACGATGAGCCTATCCTCAAGGACGCATATGCCAAGGTCATCGCTGCTTGTCACCGACATGGTAAGTGGGTTGGTTCGGGTGGCCTGCACACACGTATCGACAAGATTGAGGAGTTCTGCAAGATGGGAGTCAATTATGTCATGGCTGGTGCGGATATGGGATTTATTCTTGAATCTGGAGGTGCAAGAgcgatggagatgaagaaaatTGATTCTATCATTCAAGAGAAACAGTTTTAG
- a CDS encoding uncharacterized protein (ID:PFLUO_006226-T1.cds;~source:funannotate): MGSITKFTLNDSSLLRDAAYINGEWTKASTGQTFTVIDPSDGEIIATLPDLSVEDATRAIEHAGSAFKTFKKTTARERARLLRKWGELMLANIDDLAAIMTWENGKAIADSRGEITFAATFFEWYAGEAERTYGETIPSANPNVRILTIKQPIGVVAAMVPWNFPAAMVSRKVGAAIAAGCTVLVKPAAETPLTSLALSVLAERAGIPPGVFNVVLCGNDSLPRIGKLLCESSGVKKVSFTGSTRVGKILMSQSASSLKKLSLELGGNSPFIIFDDADIAKAVEALMVAKVRNSGQTCVCANRIYVQEGAYDQVATLLVKEMQKLKVGAGFESGVSIGPLMHEASVKKATGHIKDALSKGAGLLLGGNASGGASGKGFFFEPTVLGDMNSEMLTNSEEVFAPVASLFKFKTEEEVVALANEAEVGLGSYVCTSDIARMWRVAEELEVGLVAVNGGLLAAVESPFGGVKWSGFGKEGGKYGIEDYLVVKSIMIAVPQSAS, encoded by the exons ATGGGTTCAATCACCAAGTTCACTCTCAACGACAGCTCCCTCCTACGGGACGCTGCTTACATCAATGGAGAATGGACCAAAGCCTCTACTGGACAGACCTTCACGGTCATTGATCCTTCCGATGGCGAAATAATTGCTACCCTGCCAGATCTCAGCGTTGAAGACGCCACGAGAGCTATTGAGCACGCCGGCAGCGCGTTCAAGACTTTCAAGAAAACAACAGCTCGTGAGCGAGCACGTCTTCTCCGTAAATGGGGCGAGCTCATGCTAGCCAACATTGATGATCTCGCCGCCATAATGACTTGGGAGAATGGCAAAGCCATAGCCGATTCACGTGGCGAGATCACATTCGCGGCCACCTTCTTTGAGTGGTATGCTGGCGAGGCGGAACGGACGTATGGTGAAACAATCCCATCGGCCAACCCGAATGTGCGGATTCTCACCATCAAGCAGCCCATTGGGGTTGTGGCGGCCATGGTCCCCTGGAACTTCCCTGCGGCTATGGTCAGTCGCAAAGTGGGGGCAGCTATTGCCGCCGGCTGCACTGTCTTGGTCAAACCTGCAGCGGAGACACCGCTGACATCCCTGGCGCTGTCTGTACTGGCAGAGAGGGCGGGCATTCCTCCGGGGGTTTTTAATGTGGTGCTCTGTGGGAATGACAGTCTGCCTCGGATTGGGAAACTTCTGTGTGAGAGTTCAGGCGTGAAGAAGGTTTCTTTTACTGGATCT ACTCGAGTGGGAAAGATACTGATGAGCCAGTCCGCCtcgtcgttgaagaagcttTCCCTCGAACTTGGAGGCAACTCGCCTTTCATTATCTTTGACGATGCTGATATTGCGAAAGCAGTTGAAGCGCTCATGGTGGCCAAGGTGCGCAACTCCGGGCAGACTTGCGTGTGTGCAAACCGCATTTATGTCCAAGAGGGCGCCTATGACCAGGTAGCTACTCTGCTGGTTaaggagatgcagaagctCAAAGTTGGGGCCGGGTTCGAATCTGGTGTCAGCATCGGACCCCTGATGCACGAGGCCTCAGTCAAGAAGGCAACTGGGCACATCAAAGATGCCCTCTCTAAGGGTGCCGGATTGCTTCTGGGTGGGAACGCGTCTGGCGGTGCTTCAGGCAAgggtttcttcttcgagccCACAGTACTGGGAGATATGAATTCGGAGATGTTGACAAACTCGGAGGAAGTCTTTGCTCCTGTTGCTTCTCTCTTCAAGTTCaagaccgaggaagaggtggttGCATTGGCTAACGAAGCGGAAGTTGGCCTGGGGAGTTATGTGTGCACAAGCGACATTGCACGTATGTGGCGAGTGGCGGAAGAATTAGAAGTTGGCCTTGTTGCTGTCAACGGTGGTCTTCTGGCTGCGGTCGAGTCACCTTTTGGTGGCGTCAAGTGGTCTGGATTCGGTAAGGAGGGAGGCAAGTACGGAATTGAGGATTATTTGGTAGTCAAGTCAATCATGATTGCTGTACCCCAATCAGCGTCATGA
- a CDS encoding uncharacterized protein (ID:PFLUO_006225-T1.cds;~source:funannotate) has translation MGHEFTGEVVEVGKEVKNFKKGDHVVSIFTTACLKCYYCKRGLTSRCEDSFLFGSTQLDGGQAEYVRIPVADNTLFPQPTDLPESSVVLLADIFPTGLLAAKNAYGRMRSDELKDSVSVVIGCGPVGLCAIIAATKWVNKIYAIDSVPERLEEARALGAIPLHLNEDPKKTILAATEGRGAEFVLEIVGQTPALGLAYDLIRPFGVISSVGAHNGEIPFTAKDGYAKNVTMHFGRCPARGLYGESLDLMREKKDMFKGFAHHIMPLDKAAEGYELFNQRKVQKVIFKPHD, from the exons ATGGGGCACGAATTCACTGGCGAagtcgtcgaggtcggcAAAGAAGTGAAGAATTTCAAAAAAGGTGACCACGTTGtctccatcttcaccacTGCTTG CCTGAAATGCTACTACTGCAAACGCGGCCTTACTTCGCGGTGTGAAGACAGCTTTTTGTTTGGCTCGACCCAACTCGACGGCGGCCAGGCAGAATATGTGCGCATCCCCGTGGCGGACAACACTCTGTTTCCTCAACCTACTGATCTACCCGAATCCTCCGTTGTACTTTTGGCAGACATCTTCCCGACAGGTTTGCTTGCTGCAAAGAATGCGTATGGCCGGATGCGATCCGATGAATTGAAGGATAGCGTCAGCGTTGTTATTGGCTGTGGACCCGTCGGTCTCTGTGCCATAATAGCAGCCACGAAATGGGTGAACAAAATTTACGCAATCGATTCGGTGCCTGAGAGGCTAGAAGAAGCTCGGGCGCTTGGTGCTATCCCACTACATCTAAATGAGGACCCCAAGAAGACTATTCTTGCGGCCACGGAGGGTCGTGGTGCTGAGTTCGTACTCGAGATTGTCGGCCAGACGCCTGCTTTGGGGCTCGCGTATGATCTTATTCGCCCGTTTGGGGTAATATCGTCCGTGGGGGCACACAACGGTGAGATTCCTTTCACGGCCAAGGATGGTTATGCGAAGAATGTGACGATGCATTTCGGTCGCTGTCCTGCCAGGGGCCTATATGGGGAGTCGTTGGACTTGATGCGAGAGAAAAAGGACATGTTCAAGGGCTTTGCTCACCACATAATGCCATTGGACAAAGCTGCGGAGGGGTATGAGTTGTTTAATCAGAGGAAGGTGCAAAAAGTTATTTTCAAACCTCATGATTAG